GATGCGGCCCAGGCGCAGCACTACTTCGCCCAGTGTGGGGGCCTGCAGGTTGCCGATTTGCTCGTACTCGCAGAGGCAGAGCTTGAAATACAGCTCCGAAATCTGGTGGTACATGATAAAAATCCGCTCATCGGGCAGGTTGGTGAGCGGGCGCTGAAGGGAGAGTAAAGTGTCTAGCTCGATATAATCCCAGTAGTTGATGTATTTGGCGTGGTAAAGGCCTTCGAGGTAGGCGGCCAGGTCCTGGCCGTCGGGAACGTATTTATCCTGCAGCCGTCGGAGCTGAGCCAGCACGGCTGGGGAAAATTCGTCCGGGGTGGGAACGTCGGACATAAAAAAAGAGGGGTAATGATGGGAGGGAATTGCCTGGGTGGAGGCAGGGCAAATATCGACAAAATACTGAGGTTGCAAGCCACCGATTTAGGCGGCGTGCCGAACATTTGGCTACGGTGGCGGTTAGGCCGCGTTTGGGGCGGCTGTTTTGGCGGGAGCGCGGCGCTGGCCGCGGCGGCGAAAGGAGGGCGCGGCGGTAGATTTGGGCCCCATCCGCTACTTTTAAGCCCCCAACCGTAGCGCGCGGCGCAACTACATGGCCGAGAAATCCAGCATTTTTGATATGATTGGTCCCGTGATGATTGGGCCCAGCTCGTCGCACACGGCTGGCGTGGTGCGCATTGCGCGCGCCGCCATTCGCATTCTGGGCGCCGTGCCCACCGAGGCCGTCATCACGTTCTACAACTCGTTTGCCCGCACCTACGAGGGCCACGGCTCCGACCGCGCCATTGTGGCGGGCCTGCTGGGCTACGCACCCGACGACACGCGCATCCGCACGGCGTTCGACCACGCCGCGGCCGCTGGCCTGCGCTACACCTTTCAGAGCGTGGGCAATGCCTCCACCATGCACCCCAACACCATCAAGCTGAACCTGCTGGACGGCGCCACCGGCCACCGCGTGGAAGTGGTGGGCCAGAGCCGCGGCGGCGGGGTCATTCGCATTGTGGAAGTCGACGGCTTTCCGGCCGATTTTTCGGGCGCGCTGCACACGCTCATCATTGATGCCCACGACGTGCCGGGCTCCATTGCTTTCATCGCCTCGGTCATTGCCCACGACCAATGCAACATCGCCACCATGTTTGTGAGCCGCAAGGGGCGCAACGACGCGGCCCGTCAGTTCATTGAGATGGACAGCCCCATCAAAGAAATCACGCTGCAGTACCTGCGCCAGCTGAGCTGGGTGCAGCGCATCACCTACATTCCCACGCTGGAATAGACCGGCCGGGTAATAAAAATGGCACCTTGCCGATTACAACACTGCTACTTCCGACTAAAACACTTTTCTGCAAAATGAAACGACTGACCCTTCCCGCTTCGATGAAGCACGGGCTGCTGGCCGGTTTGGCAGGCGCGCTGGCGCTGGCGCCGGCCGCCCGGGCCCAACAAACGCCGGCCGTGCCGGGTGCGCCGCCCGCGGCAGCGCCCAGTGGCACGGCCCAGGCACTGCCCACGGGCCCCTGGTCGCTGCAAAGCGCCGTGGACTACGCCCTGGCCCACAACCTGAACGTGCGCCTGAGCGAGCTGCAGGCCCAGAACAATCAGCAGATACTGCGCCAGAGCCGCGCCGCGCTGCTGCCCTCGGCCAACCTGAGCGGCTCGCAGTCGTGGCAGTACGGCACCAGCGTGAACCCGCTCACCTTCGAGTTTCAAAGCAACACCGTGCGGGCCAACAACCTGGCCGGCATTGCTCAGGTCACGCTGTTTCAGGGCTTCCAGCTGCGCAACACCATCAAGCGCAACGACCTGGACTACAAAGCCAGCCTGGCCGACATCGAAAAGGCCCGCAATGATTTGAGTCTGAACGTGGCGTCGGCGTTTTTGCAGCTGGTGCTGGCCCAGGAGCTGGTGCGCGCCAACCAAACGCGCGTGGAAAGCGACCAGGCCCAGATTACGCGCAGCAAAATTCTGCTCAAGGCCGGCAGCATTCCCGAAAGCACCTTGCTCGACAGCCAGTCGCAGCTGGCCACCGACGAGCTGAACGTGGTGACGGCCCAGAACCAAGCCGACCTGGCCCGCCTGTCGTTGCTGCAGCTCATGAACATCGACCCGGCCAACGCGGCCGGGTTCGCCATCGAAGTGCCCCAGCTGCCCGACCCCGACGAGGAGGGCGCCCTGGCCCTGGATTTAAACGCGACGTACCAAACCGCCGCCGGCCGGCTCCCCGAAATCAGGGCGGCTGAGCTCCGGGTGCAAAGCGCCCGCCGGGGCACCGACCTGGCCCGCGGCGGCTACTACCCGCGCCTGGCCCTCACGGGACAGGTGTTTACGGGCTATTCGTCGGTGCGCACGGTCACGTCGGTGAGCAACGACTCGACGGCCCGCCGCACCACTTTTTACGTGAACAACGGCGGCGTGCAGACCCCGCTCACCGTCACCACGTACCAGCGCAACATCCTGAGTCTGCCGCAGGGATTCTGGGACCAGCTGAACCAAAACCTGGGCCAGCAAATCCAGTTCCAGCTCAACGTGCCCATTCTGAACGGCCTGCAGGTGCGCACCGGCGTGCAGCGCGCCATCATCAACGAGAAGGCCCAGTCGGTACGCGCCGAGCAGGCCCGCCTCACCCTGCGCCAGAGCATCGAGCAGGCCTACGCCGACGCCCGCGCCGCCCAGCTGCAGTACGCCGCGGCCAAGCGGCAGGTGGCCGCCCTCACGCTCACGCAGCGCAACTCGGAAATCCGTTTCAACAACGGCCTGCTCAATGGCACGGAGTTCAACATCGCCAAAAACAACCTGACGTTTGCCGAGTCGAACCGCATTCAGGCCAAGTACAGCTACATCTTCCGGCGCAAGGTGCTCGATTTCTATCAGGGCAAGCCGTTGACGCTGTAACCGAGCCGGGCGAGGGCGGCCTGGTGGCGGCCCGCGTCCGGCCTTTTCGCCACACCTTCTGCAAACTGAATACCTACTTACTGAACAGATTACGCCTTCATGAAAAACAACCGATTACTCTACATTCTGCTCGGCATCATCGTGGTGGGCCTGGTGGGCTACACCGTGGCCAAGAAAAAAGGCTGGGTGGGCAAGACCGGCGGCGTGGAAGTACTGGTGGCCAAAGCCGGCCCCGCCAACATTGTGGAGAAAGTGAGCGCCTCGGGCAAGGTGCAGCCCGAAACCGAAGTGAAAATCTCGCCCGACGTGTCGGGCGAAATCATCGAGCTCTACGTGCAGGAAGGCGATTCCGTGCGCAAAGGGCAGCTGCTGCTCCGCATCCGGCCCGATAACTACCAGGCCCTGGTGAACGTGCAAAGCGCCCAGGTGGGCACGCAGCGCGCCAACGTGGGGCAGGCCCAGGCCCGCCTGCAGCAGCTGCTGGCTTCGGCCAAGCAAACCGAGCTCACCTACCGCCGCAACGCCTCGCTGTACAAGCAAAAAGTTATTTCGCAGGCCGACTACGAAGCCAGCCAGGCGGCCTACAATGCCTCGCAGGAAGAAATAAACAGCGCCCGGCAACAGATTCGGGCGTCGCAGAGCACCGTGAGTGCGGCGTCGGCCTCGCTGGAAGAAGCCCGCAAAAACCTCAACAAAACCACCATCTACGCGCCGGTAAGCGGTACGGTGAGCAAGCTCAACGTGAAGAAAGGCGAGCGCGTGGTGGGCACCACCCAAATGGCCGGCACCGAAATCATGCGCATTGCCAACCTCAACAACATGGAGGTGCGCGTGAACGTGAACGAAAACGACGTGAACAACGTGAACCTCGGCGACTCGGTGGAAGTGGAGGTGGACGCCTACAGCAACAAGGACGAGAAATTCCGCGGCCTGGTCACCAACATTGCCAACACCGCCAAAGACGCCCTCACGGCCGAAGCCGTGACCGAGTTTGAGGTGCGCATTCGCCTGCTGCCCGAAAGCTACAAACACCTGCTGCGCACCGTGCGCGGCCAAACCATCGTGCCTTTCCGCCCGGGCATGACGGCTTCGGTGGACATCATCACCGACCGCAAAAGCAACGTGCTGAGCGTGCCCCTGGCCGCCGTGACCACTCGGTCGGACTCGTCGGCGCTGAAGAAGAACGAGAAGATTGCGGGCCGCGGCAACGGCGCGGCCATGGCCGCCGACGAAAAAGCCGGTCCCAAGCCCGAAATTCAGGAGGTGGTATTTGTGGTGCGCGACGGCAAAGCCGTAATGACGCCCGTGAAAACCGGCATCAGCGACTTCCAGAACATCGAAATTCTGAGCGGCGTGAAAGCCGGCGACCAGGTAGTGAGCGGACCCTTCCGCGCCGTGGCCAAAACCCTTAAAGACAAGGCCACGGTGGACATCAAAGACGAAAAGTCCCTCAACAAAGAAGCCCTGAAAGACGATTCGGACGAAGGCAAATAAGCCGGGTCCGGGGCCGATTGGCCGCCGAAAACCTAATGCAGAGCCAACGCGAAGCATCTTTACTGCTGAAGTAATGCAATTACTGCTGCGGGCAAGATGCTTCGCGTTTGTTTGACGTGGCGTCCTGACGTTCCAACTACTACCTTCAATTCCCACCCACTTGGAAAAAATCGCCATGCTCGGCGGCGGCTCCTGGGCCACCGCCCTCACCAAAATCCTCAGCGAAAACGGCGCCCGCCTCGACTGGTGGCTGCGCTCGAAGGACGACGTGCAGCACCTGCTGCGCACCCGCCACAACCCCCGCTACCTCTCGGCCGTGCAGTTCGACCTGAACCGCGTGTATCCGACCACCGACCTGGAAGAAGCCATTGAGGAAGCTGACTGGTTGGTGCTGGCCGTGCCCGCTGCCTTTGTGCAGCCGGTGCTCGACAAGCTGGACCGCGACGCCCTCAAGCACAAGCGCGTGATTTCGGCCATCAAGGGCATGATTCCGAGCAAAAACCAGCTCGTGACCGACTACGTAGCCGAGCGGTTTCGGCTGGGCCGGCACCAGTTGGGCGTGATAGCCGGGCCCTGCCACGCCGAGGAAGTGGCCCTGGAAAAGCAGAGCTACCTCACCATTGGCTCGCCCGACGCGGGGCTGGCGCTGGAGTTTTGCGAGCTGCTGCGGAACCGTTTCGTGAGCGCGCACCCGGCCGCCGACCTCGACGGCATTGAGTACTGCGCGGTGATGAAAAACATTATTGCCCTCACCGGCGGCATAGCGCACGGCCTGGGCTATGGCGACAATTTTCTGGCCGTGCTGGTGAGCAACGCGGTGCAGGAAATTCGACGCTTTCTGCAGGCCATTAACCCGCAACCGCGTGATTTGTCGGCTTCGGCCTACCTCGGCGACTTGCTGGTGACGGCGTATTCGCAGTTTTCGCGCAACCGCACCTTCGGCAGCATGGTGGGCCGGGGCTATTCCGTAAAATCCGCCCAGCTGGAAATGAACATGGTGGCCGAGGGCTACTACGCCGTCAAGTCCATTCACGAGCTTAACAAGAAGCTAAAGGTGAACATGCCCATCACCGAAGCCGCTTTCAACATCCTCTACGAGCGCATCGCGCCGGCCGTGGAGCTGGAGATTCTGAAAGAGAAGCTGCGCTAACCTCATATGAACTGGTTGCCTCTTGCGCTGCTGACCGCCCTGTGCCTGGCGCTCTACAATTTCTTCATCAAGCTGGCGTCGAACCATCTGCCACCGGCGTTGGGAGCCGTGGTGCTACAGTTGGTAGCGGCCGCCCTGGGCGCGGCGTGGCTGCTGAAGCTAAAGCTGGACGGCCAGCCGCTGGCCGTGTCGGGTAAGGGGCTCGGGCTGGCGGCACTGGCGGGCTTGGGCGTGGGCCTAGCCGAAATCCTCACGTTTGTGGTGTTTCAGCGGGGCGTGTCGTCGTCGGTGGGCACGCCCGTGATAGTGGGCGGCTCGGTGCTGCTTACGGCGCTACTCGGGCTGGCCGTGCTGCGCGAAAGCCTGGCCCTGCCCCAGGCCCTGGGTTTGGTGCTGGTGGTGGTGGGCATCGCGCTGCTGGCGCGGGGCTAGGCGCGTTGCCTACAAATCTTCATTGAGATACCAATAGGGGGGCAGCCCGGCGGGCGCAGGTCCGGTAACGGGCACGCGATAAATCTCCACTTCGGTGTTGCGAAAAGCCGGCGCGAAGCTGAACCGGGGCTGAAAATACCCCCGCTTGTTGGGGAAAGCCACAACGTAGGGATAGGCGCGCCCGGGTACGGGGCGGCCGTCGAGCTGCCAGGGCTGGCCGGGCAGCTCCGACCGGAAATAGAGGCGCAGGAAAATGCTGTGCGTGGGCTCGGGCACCAGCACGGGCCCACGGGGCTGCTGCGCCAACCAGGCATAGGCGGCGTGGTAGTCGGCATTGTGCTGCTGCGGGATGCGATTGTCGCGCCACAGGCTGATGAACTGGTAGCCCGTCCAGGCCAGGGCGGCCACGGCCAGCGCTGGACGCAGGGCTTTCCACTGCCGCGGCTGCCGCAGCAGCCATTCCACCACCATGGCCAGCACAACGAAGAAAAATAGCCCTTTGTAGAGCAAGGTGCGGCCCGGCGCAAACACGCGTTGAGCAATCAGCACAACGTAGGGAACAGCGCAAAACCAGAAAGCGGCCGGCGCCAGACCTGCCCACCAGGCGGTTTGCGCGGACGGTAGCTGGCCTTGCCAGGCCCGTCGGAGCAGCACGATGGCCGTGGCGCCGCCCAAAACGGTGAGCACGGCGCCGGCCTTTATCTGGCCCACCAGAAACCCCTCCGTTTGCCACAAGTATGCCGGCAGGCCCGCCACAAACTCGGCGAAGGGCCGCGGCGCCACAAAGCCATTACCGAAAAAGATGGCCGGCCCCGAGACAAACAGCACCGGCGCATACAAAAGCAGGGTTGCCGCTACCGTCGTGGTTCCCACAACCACCAAGCGCAGCAGGTCGGCCCGGGCTTTTTCGCGCAGAAAGCTCAGGCCCAGCCACGAGTAAGCCGAGGCCATGACCACGGCAAACGTGGGCACGGCATAGGTGCCGCAAATGCCGCTTACCAGTAGCAGTGCCCAAGCGGCGCGGGGTGCCCGGGTTTTGGCGGCTAATGCCAGCGTGACAAAAAACATGACTACAGCACAGCCCGTGAGCAGCCAATAGCCTCGCCCCACCGAGGAATGATATATGCTCAGTTTGGAGAGGCTAAAGAGCAGCACCGCCATTAATGCCGGGCGAAATGCCAGCCGGCGGTGGAGCAACCCCACGAACATCAGCACCGTGACGGCCGTGGTGGTGAGCAGCACCGGCAGCCGCATGGTCCACCAGAAGCTCGGACTTGCTTGGTAGAAAAGCCAGCTGAGCACATTCGACAGCACGTGGTTGTTGGGCAGCGGATAGTAGCTGGCCGTGGCAAACAGGCCCTGGCTGACGAAGAGGGTGTACGAGGCCGCATCGTCGTATTCGGGCGTGACGGAGGCCAGGCTGAGGTATGCGCGCAACCCGGTGAGGGCGGTCAGTCCCCACAGAGCCCAGCGTTTTTGGCGCGGGGTCAACGCATGCGCCGTCTGCCAAAGCGCGCCAGTGGCGGCCCGCAAGCTCAGCCACAGGGCGCGAAGCTCTCGCCGGACGGCGGGCAGCGCCGCCAGCAGCCCGGCACTCGCGCCACAACCGGCTGCCAGTGCCGCCAGCCACTGCCAGGCCTGCGTCAGCTCCCGGGCCGAAAATGGCCGGGTGCGCCAGGTATAAAAGGGGAAAATGGCATCCAGCTGCCGGGCCGCCTGCCAGGTAGTGTGGTGCAGCACCATGGCGGCAAAACCAGCACATATACCCAGCAATGCCAGCCCGCACAGCAAAAAAAACGATGACGCGGGGGCCTCGGCATCGGTAGAGACGGACGCGGGCGCATGGGAATAGGTAGGAGCGGGGGAATCGGGCAACATGTCAGTTTGTAAGGGGAGCGTGCACCGTGCGTGGCTTATTTTGCTGAAGGCAGGCGGTAGATGAAAACCATTTCATCGGAGTAGCCGGGCTGCAGGGGTAGGCTTTTAGCCCATTCGGGCAGCGAGTTGGGCTGGTCTTTGCCCCACACCACGTAGCGCATTGGGCCACGGGGCGCATAGTGCAGTGGGAGGGACCGATGTTCAAGCAGGCCCAGGTGATAAAACAGCAGGCCGTGGTAAGACGCGCCCACAAACACCGGCCCGGCCGGCTGCCGGCTAAGCCAGGTGTACGCCCGGGCCACCTCCTGTGCCCGCGCCCGGCTGCGAAGCAACACCGGCACCTGCGCTACGATGGCCATCAGCTTCACCGCAAAAATTACCATGATTGCCCCGGTGGCTACCAAGCTAAGCCAGCGACGTGCCTGTTGGCGCCAGGCCCAGTCGGCGGCCAGCGCCAGCAGCACGTACAAAAAATAGGTGGTGAACAGCAACACGCGCGCCGGGATGTAAAACTGCCTGGCCAGCATCAGGGGCACCGGCACCAGTACCAGCGCCCAGCACAGCCCCGCCAGCCACCGGGCTCGGGGTCCAACCTCGGCGCGGGCCAGTACCGCCGGCGTGCCCAGCGTCAGCGCCGCCCACAGCAGCAGCGCGCCGCGGGGCGGGCCATACAGTAGCCCCGCCGCCTCGTACAGGTAGGCTTTGCTCGAAATGAGAAAGGCTGCCAGGGAGTGTGCTTGCAAGTAGCGGTTGGCCAGTAAGCGCGTCCAGCCCGAAATGCAGCCCACCGGAAAGTACAGCAGCGCCGTGAGCAGGCCAATGGTGAGAAACGCCGCGCCGGTTTGGGTAATGAGCTCCCGCTGCGAGGCAGCTGCACGAGCGGATGCCACCAGCAAGCCGGCCGCCAGCGCCAGCAGGGGCAACGCAAACGTCGGCACGGTATACAAGCCGGCGGTGCTGCCAAGAATGAACGTGGCCCAGGCCAGGCGTCGGCAACCGCCCTGCGTGACCAGGCAGTACACGGCAAAAAAAGCGGCCAGCAGGCAGGTAAGCTGCAAAAAATAGCCCCGGCCGGAGGCTGCATACGTGAGGCTTACCGTGCTCAGCCCGAACAAAGCCGTGGCCAGTGTGGCCACCCGAAACCCGCGATAATGCGTGAGCAAGAGGTAGCCCATGCCCGTGCCAAGCGTGGCCGCCAGCAGCGAAGGCAGCC
This DNA window, taken from Hymenobacter sp. 5317J-9, encodes the following:
- the sdaAB gene encoding L-serine ammonia-lyase, iron-sulfur-dependent subunit beta, which produces MAEKSSIFDMIGPVMIGPSSSHTAGVVRIARAAIRILGAVPTEAVITFYNSFARTYEGHGSDRAIVAGLLGYAPDDTRIRTAFDHAAAAGLRYTFQSVGNASTMHPNTIKLNLLDGATGHRVEVVGQSRGGGVIRIVEVDGFPADFSGALHTLIIDAHDVPGSIAFIASVIAHDQCNIATMFVSRKGRNDAARQFIEMDSPIKEITLQYLRQLSWVQRITYIPTLE
- a CDS encoding TolC family protein; the protein is MKRLTLPASMKHGLLAGLAGALALAPAARAQQTPAVPGAPPAAAPSGTAQALPTGPWSLQSAVDYALAHNLNVRLSELQAQNNQQILRQSRAALLPSANLSGSQSWQYGTSVNPLTFEFQSNTVRANNLAGIAQVTLFQGFQLRNTIKRNDLDYKASLADIEKARNDLSLNVASAFLQLVLAQELVRANQTRVESDQAQITRSKILLKAGSIPESTLLDSQSQLATDELNVVTAQNQADLARLSLLQLMNIDPANAAGFAIEVPQLPDPDEEGALALDLNATYQTAAGRLPEIRAAELRVQSARRGTDLARGGYYPRLALTGQVFTGYSSVRTVTSVSNDSTARRTTFYVNNGGVQTPLTVTTYQRNILSLPQGFWDQLNQNLGQQIQFQLNVPILNGLQVRTGVQRAIINEKAQSVRAEQARLTLRQSIEQAYADARAAQLQYAAAKRQVAALTLTQRNSEIRFNNGLLNGTEFNIAKNNLTFAESNRIQAKYSYIFRRKVLDFYQGKPLTL
- a CDS encoding efflux RND transporter periplasmic adaptor subunit, which translates into the protein MKNNRLLYILLGIIVVGLVGYTVAKKKGWVGKTGGVEVLVAKAGPANIVEKVSASGKVQPETEVKISPDVSGEIIELYVQEGDSVRKGQLLLRIRPDNYQALVNVQSAQVGTQRANVGQAQARLQQLLASAKQTELTYRRNASLYKQKVISQADYEASQAAYNASQEEINSARQQIRASQSTVSAASASLEEARKNLNKTTIYAPVSGTVSKLNVKKGERVVGTTQMAGTEIMRIANLNNMEVRVNVNENDVNNVNLGDSVEVEVDAYSNKDEKFRGLVTNIANTAKDALTAEAVTEFEVRIRLLPESYKHLLRTVRGQTIVPFRPGMTASVDIITDRKSNVLSVPLAAVTTRSDSSALKKNEKIAGRGNGAAMAADEKAGPKPEIQEVVFVVRDGKAVMTPVKTGISDFQNIEILSGVKAGDQVVSGPFRAVAKTLKDKATVDIKDEKSLNKEALKDDSDEGK
- a CDS encoding NAD(P)H-dependent glycerol-3-phosphate dehydrogenase; translated protein: MEKIAMLGGGSWATALTKILSENGARLDWWLRSKDDVQHLLRTRHNPRYLSAVQFDLNRVYPTTDLEEAIEEADWLVLAVPAAFVQPVLDKLDRDALKHKRVISAIKGMIPSKNQLVTDYVAERFRLGRHQLGVIAGPCHAEEVALEKQSYLTIGSPDAGLALEFCELLRNRFVSAHPAADLDGIEYCAVMKNIIALTGGIAHGLGYGDNFLAVLVSNAVQEIRRFLQAINPQPRDLSASAYLGDLLVTAYSQFSRNRTFGSMVGRGYSVKSAQLEMNMVAEGYYAVKSIHELNKKLKVNMPITEAAFNILYERIAPAVELEILKEKLR
- a CDS encoding EamA family transporter; the encoded protein is MNWLPLALLTALCLALYNFFIKLASNHLPPALGAVVLQLVAAALGAAWLLKLKLDGQPLAVSGKGLGLAALAGLGVGLAEILTFVVFQRGVSSSVGTPVIVGGSVLLTALLGLAVLRESLALPQALGLVLVVVGIALLARG